The window ACGGGCTGCGGATGATGCCGATGGGCCGGTAACTGATGGTTCTGTCCGGATGCGGGGTCAGATCCACGGGGTTCTCCGGAAACGCGCGGTTACTTGTCTCATGACGATGCCGCGGATCACACCCAGTGGCCCTCGACGTCGGCCGCGGAGGCCGGCTTCAGCGTGCCGGCATGAAACCGTTCCAACGCCTCGCGCACCGTGGGCGCGTCGCAATTGTAGATGGCGATTCCCGCCGCGGTGAGCACGCGAAACGCTTTCGGCCCGCAGTGGCCGGTCACCAGGTGTTGCACGCCCGCC is drawn from Acidobacteriota bacterium and contains these coding sequences:
- a CDS encoding dinitrogenase iron-molybdenum cofactor biosynthesis protein, which translates into the protein MKIAFTSSGDTLDSPLDSRFGRAPKFIVYDTDTQTHTAIDNAQNLNAAQGAGIQSAETVARAGVQHLVTGHCGPKAFRVLTAAGIAIYNCDAPTVREALERFHAGTLKPASAADVEGHWV